A single window of Pseudomonas benzenivorans DNA harbors:
- a CDS encoding methyl-accepting chemotaxis protein, which yields MQQAQQSMQAIEQSNRRITESMQMISAIAQQTNLLALNAAIEAARAGEQGRGFAVVADEVRNLSQRSNQTADTVHSVLGQSQQTIAAGVGQVSEVGTALISNLGLTNALTDSILQHRQTLDQAHRQLAEVRDNSAAQREASQRQRQASAELLGAQESLVVLGEKLEQLSQQLHRRIGQ from the coding sequence ATGCAGCAGGCCCAGCAGAGCATGCAGGCCATCGAGCAGAGCAACAGGCGCATCACCGAATCCATGCAGATGATCAGCGCCATCGCCCAGCAGACCAACCTGCTGGCCCTCAACGCGGCCATCGAGGCGGCCCGCGCCGGCGAGCAGGGCCGCGGCTTCGCCGTGGTGGCCGACGAGGTGCGCAACCTGTCGCAGCGCAGCAACCAGACCGCCGACACCGTGCACAGCGTGCTCGGCCAGTCGCAGCAGACCATCGCCGCCGGCGTCGGCCAGGTCAGCGAGGTGGGCACGGCCCTGATCAGCAACCTCGGCCTGACCAACGCCCTGACCGACTCCATCCTGCAGCACCGCCAGACCCTCGACCAGGCCCACCGGCAACTGGCCGAGGTACGCGACAACAGCGCGGCGCAACGCGAGGCCAGCCAGCGCCAGCGTCAGGCCAGCGCCGAACTGCTCGGCGCCCAGGAGTCACTGGTGGTGCTGGGCGAGAAGCTCGAGCAACTGTCGCAGCAGTTGCACCGGCGCATCGGCCAATAG